AGCGGGGTCAGTGCGGAGCCGACCGCCAGTTGGGAGAGCGCCACATCGGGCGCCTGCAGCAGCAGGAACAGGGCGGCGAGGGCCAGGCCGAGCAGCGACAGCACGAAGGACTGACGGACCGGGTCACGCACCAGGACGGCGCCGGTCCCGGCGATGGCCACCAGCACCAGACCGATCAGCACCGGCACGCTCTCAGCCATCGGACATCCCCTCCGCGGAGCCGGAGAGCCCGTGCCCCGCCGTGACGGCCGCGGTCACCGCGCGGGACGCGGTACGGCTGCCCAGCACCAACAGCCCGCCGATCACCAGGAGTTTCAGCAGCGCCCTGCCGGGCCCGGTGACGCAGCACAGCGGCACCACCACCGCCGGCACCGCGACGTAGTTCAGCGCCGTCGTCGCCAGCAGCGACCGCGGGCGCGGCGGGCGGGCCGCCATCCGGTCGGCCAGCAGCCGCACGTAGAGCAGGGTGCCGGCCGGTCCGAGGACCGCGAGCACCAGTGCCGTGTCGACGTACGCCGTGCGGCCGAAGCCCTGGGCCAGCAGCAGGAACACCAGACTGAGCAGCGTCGTCGTCAGATTCTGCGCGGGCACCCGGCGCGAGACCGGGCCGGTGGCCGTGGCGCAGGCGGCCGGCGCCACCCCGCACAGCAGCAGCGCCGTTCCCGCGGCCGTCCAGCCGTTCACCGGCCGCCGGCCGCGCGTCGCGCCCCGACGGCGGCCGCCGCGGCGACCAGCCCGGCGCCGGCGCCGACCGCCCACTCCAGGGTGTCCACCGGGCCGATCAGCACGATCCACAGCAGGGTCAACGCCGCCCACCAGCCGATGAGTTCGGCGCTCGTCGTCAGCCGTCCGGCCACCTGTACGCACCTCCCGCCGACCGGTTACCCGGCCCACAGGCTCACATGCGGGGCCCGGGCCGACCCGTCACCGCGCCGCGCGTTACTCCGTCGGAGCGCGGGCGGCGCGGCGGTCGGGGGCGGTCAGCCGGACCAGGTCCAGTCGGCGACCTCGGGCAGGTCCACGCCGTGCTCCCGGATCCAGGCGTGGTGGCGGGTACGGACGTCGGCCATCGCCTGGCGCACCGCCACGGCGCGGACGCCGAGGCCGGGCACCCGGTCCACCACGTCCATCACCAGCCGGTAGCGGTCGAGGTCGTTGCGCACGACCATGTCGAAGGGCGTGGTGGTGGTGCCCTCCTCCTTGTAGCCGCGCACATGGAGGTTGCGGTGGCCGGCGCGGCGGTAGCCGAGCCGGTGGATCAGCCACGGGTAGCCGTGATAGGCGAAGATGACCGGCTTGTCGCGGGTGAACAGCGCGTCGTACTCGGAGTCCGGCATGCCGTGCGGGTGTTCGCCGGCCGGCAGCAGCCGGGCCATGTCGACGACATTGACCACCCGCACCGCCAGCTCCGGCAGGTGCCGGCGCAGCAGATCGGCCGCGGCCAGCGTCTCCAGGGTGGGGACGTCCCCGGCGCAGGCCAGCACCACGTCCGGGTCGCGGCTGCCGTCCTCGGTGCCCGCCCACTCCCAGGTGCCGACGCCGCGTGCGCAGTGGGCGCGGGCCTCGTCGAGGGTGAGCCAGTCGAAGCTCGGCTGCTTGCCGGCCACGATCACATTGACGTAGTCCCGGGTGTGCAGCACGTGTTCGGCCACCGACAGCAGGGTGTTGGCGTCCGGCGGCAGATAGACCCGCACGCACTCCGGGCTCTTGTTGAGGACGTGGTCGACGAAGCCGGGGTCCTGGTGCGAGAAGCCGTTGTGGTCCTGCCGCCAGACGTGCGAGGTGAGCAGGTAGTTCAGCGAGGCGATCGGGCGCCGCCAGGGCAGCCGGCGGGCCGTCCGCAGCCACTTGAGGTGCTGGTTGACCATCGAGTCGACGATGTGCGCGAACGCCTCGTAGCTGGAGAACAGTCCGTGCCGGCCGGTCAGCAGATAGCCCTCCAGCCACCCCTGGCACAGGTGCTCCGAGAGCACCTCCATGACCCGGCCGCCGCGGGCCAAGTGCTCGTCGGTGTCCAGCGTCTCGGCCTCCCACGCCTTGGAGGTGGCGCCGTAGAGCGCGCCCAGCCGGTTGGACTCGGTCTCGTCGGGGCCCACGACGCGGAAGTCGCGGCGCTCGGCGGTGGCCTCCATGACCGCGGCCAGCAGGCCGCCGAGCACCCGGGTCGGCTCGTGCACCGCGCTGCCGCGCTTGTCCACCTCCACCGCGTGCCGCTCCAGCGGCGGGGTCGGCAGATCGCGCAGCAGCAGCCCGCCGTTGGCGTGCGGCGAGGCGCCCAGCCGGCGCGTCCCCCCGGGCACGCAGGCGAGCACCTCGGGCCGCGGCCGCCCGTCGCCGCCGAACAGTTCCGCGGGCCGGTAGGAACGCAGCCAGTCCTCCAGCTGCCGCAGGTGCTCGGGGTTGTCGCGCACGCCGGCCAGCGGGACCTGGTGGGAGCGCCAGGTGCCCTCGACGGGTTTGCCGTCGACCTCGCGGGGGCCGGTCCAGCCCTTGGGCGTGCGCAGCACGATCATCGGCCAGCGGGGGCGCCCGGTCGCCCCGTCGACCCGGGCCCGGCGCTGGATGTCGGAGATCCGGTCCAGGCAGTGGTCCATCGCGGCGGCGAACTCCTGGTGCACCGCCGCCGCATCGTCGCCGGTGACGTGCACCGGCTCGTGGCCGACGCCGCGCAGCAGGTGGTCCAGCTCCTCCCGGGGCAGCCGGGCCAGCACCGTCGGGTTGGCGATCTTGTAGCCGTTGAGGTGCAGGACCGGCAGCACGGCGCCGTCGTGCACCGGGTCGAGGAACTTGGTGCTGTGCCAGGACGCGGCGAGCGGACCGGTCTCCGCCTCCCCGTCGCCCACCACGCACGCGACCACCAGCTCCGGGTTGTCGAAGGCCGCGCCGTAGGCATGGGTGAGGGAGTAGCCCAGCTCACCGCCCTCGTGGATCGAGCCCGGGACCTGCGGTGCGACATGGCTCGGGATGCCGCCGGGGAACGAGAACTGCCGGAACAGCCGGGCCATGCCCGCCGCGTCCCGGCTGACGTCGGGGTAGATCTCGGAGAACGTGCCGTCCAGCCAGGAGTTGGCCACCACGGCCGGTCCGCCGTGCCCCGGCCCCCAGATGCACAGCGCGTCCAGGTCGCGGGCCTTGATGACGCGGTTGAGGTGGGTGTGGACGAGGTTGAGCCCGGGCGAGGTGCCCCAGTGGCCCAGCAGCCGCGGTTTGATGTGCTCGGGGCGCAGCGGCTCCGCCAGCAGCGGATTGGCCATCAGGTAGATCTGCCCCACGGCCAGGTAGTTGGCGGCTCGCCAGTGGGCGTCCAGTGCCCGCAGTTCGTCGGCGCCGAGCGGCCCCTGCGCCGAGGGGGCAGGGACCGTTCCCGCGGCCGCCGGGGCGTGCGCATCGGGCATGCTCATCTCCTCACCGAGAGGGTGTGCAGGGGGTGTTCACAGGGTGCGCAGCGCGGGCAGCAGCTTGGTCTCCGCCCAGTCCAGGAACGGTTCCTGGTGCTCGCCGCCGATCTGGACCAGCGCGACCTCGGTGAAACCCGCGTCGACGTACGGGCGCACCGCCTCGACGAACCGGCCGACGTCGTCGCCGCACGGCACGGCCTCGGCGACGTCCTCGGGGCGTACGTACCGGGTGGCGCCCTCGAACCCGGCGGGCCCCGGCAGCTCGGCGTTGACCCGCCAGCCGCCGGTCATCCAGCGGAACTGGTCGTGCGCCCGGGCGATCGCCGCGTCCCGGTCCCGGTCGTGGCAGACGGGCAGCTGGCCGACGCGTGGTTTGCCCCGGCCGCCGTACCGGTCGAAGGCCGCCAGCAGCTCGCTCTCGGGTTCGGTGGCGATCACCAGGTCGCCGAGCCGGCCGGCGATCTCGCAGGAGCGGTCGCCCGAGACGGCCACCCCGATGGGCGGCGTCACGTCGGGCAGATCCCACAGCTTGGCGTGCACCACGTCGAAGTGGGTGCCGTGGTGGGTGACCTCGCCGCCCTCGAACAGCGCGCGGATGATCTCGATCGCCTCGGCGAGCTTGTCCAGCCGTACGGGCGCGGCCGGCCAGCCGGCGCCCACCACGTGCTCGTTGAGGTTCTCGCCGGAGCCGAGCCCCAGCCGGAACCGGCCCTCCGACAGCAGCTGCACGGTCGCCGCCTTCTGGGCGACGACGGCGGGGTGGTAGCGGGTGGTCGGGCAGGTCACATAGGTCATCAGGGGGATGCGGCTGGTCGCCTGCGCGGCGGCGCCCAGCACGCTCCAGGCGTACGAGGAGTGGCCCTGGGAGGCCAGCCACGGGAAGTAGTGGTCGGAGGTCACCGAGAAGTCGAATCCGGCGCGCTCGGCGCCCACCACATGCTCGACCAGCGCCCGCGGCCCGGCCTGCTCGGTCATCATCGTGTATCCGATATCCACCATTTAATACACCTTGGGTTGGTTACACTGCGCAGGCAACCGGACCGTCCGGTTCAGTCGGGCGGCTCGGGGGACGGGTGCTCGTCCGGCTCCGCGCCGGGCGGCTCCTTCGGTTCCGGTCCCGGCTCCTCCGGCTCCGGCTCGGCCGGTACGGGGTCGCGGGGCAGCGGCTCCGGGTCGCTGGGCACCGCGCCCGGGCCCTTGGGTGGCGGTTCCGTGGTCATCGCGTTCATGGCGCTTCTCCTTCCTCTCCATCGTGCGTCCAATGCCCCCGGACGGCCCTTTCACGAAAAAAGCCCCGGTCGCGCTCACGAAGAGTCACGTTCGGGGCATGGCTGGGCGCACTCGTGACGGCGGCGGCGCAAGCGTTCGCCCGGGAGGGCTCGTTGGTCCCCGTCCGGTCGCTTCCCGCCCCGCCGCCCGCCGGGGCGGGCGGTCAGTAGACGTCGCGGACGTAGCGCTTGTCGGCGGCGAGCTGTTTGACGTACCCGGCGGCGGCGTCCGGCGTCAGGCCGCCGTGGGCCACCGCGATCTCACGCAGGGCGCGGTCGACGTCCCCGGCCATCCGGGAGGCGTCGCCGCACACGTAGAAGTGGGCCCCGTCCTGGAGCCAGGACCACAGCTGGGCGCCGTGCTCGCGCATCCGGTCCTGCACATAGACCTTGGCCCGCTGGTCGCGGGAGAAGGCGGTGTCCAGCCGGGTCAGCAGCCCGTCGTCGCGCATCCGGCCGAGTTCGTCCTCGTAGTAGAAGTCCGTGGCGCGGCGCTGCTCCCCGAAGAAGAGCCAGTTGGGGCCGCGGTGGCCGCGGGCGCGTCGCTCGTCGAGGAAGCCGAGGAAGGGCGCGACGCCGGTGCCGGG
The sequence above is a segment of the Streptomyces lydicus genome. Coding sequences within it:
- a CDS encoding monovalent cation/H+ antiporter complex subunit F — its product is MNGWTAAGTALLLCGVAPAACATATGPVSRRVPAQNLTTTLLSLVFLLLAQGFGRTAYVDTALVLAVLGPAGTLLYVRLLADRMAARPPRPRSLLATTALNYVAVPAVVVPLCCVTGPGRALLKLLVIGGLLVLGSRTASRAVTAAVTAGHGLSGSAEGMSDG
- a CDS encoding phosphoketolase family protein, with the protein product MPDAHAPAAAGTVPAPSAQGPLGADELRALDAHWRAANYLAVGQIYLMANPLLAEPLRPEHIKPRLLGHWGTSPGLNLVHTHLNRVIKARDLDALCIWGPGHGGPAVVANSWLDGTFSEIYPDVSRDAAGMARLFRQFSFPGGIPSHVAPQVPGSIHEGGELGYSLTHAYGAAFDNPELVVACVVGDGEAETGPLAASWHSTKFLDPVHDGAVLPVLHLNGYKIANPTVLARLPREELDHLLRGVGHEPVHVTGDDAAAVHQEFAAAMDHCLDRISDIQRRARVDGATGRPRWPMIVLRTPKGWTGPREVDGKPVEGTWRSHQVPLAGVRDNPEHLRQLEDWLRSYRPAELFGGDGRPRPEVLACVPGGTRRLGASPHANGGLLLRDLPTPPLERHAVEVDKRGSAVHEPTRVLGGLLAAVMEATAERRDFRVVGPDETESNRLGALYGATSKAWEAETLDTDEHLARGGRVMEVLSEHLCQGWLEGYLLTGRHGLFSSYEAFAHIVDSMVNQHLKWLRTARRLPWRRPIASLNYLLTSHVWRQDHNGFSHQDPGFVDHVLNKSPECVRVYLPPDANTLLSVAEHVLHTRDYVNVIVAGKQPSFDWLTLDEARAHCARGVGTWEWAGTEDGSRDPDVVLACAGDVPTLETLAAADLLRRHLPELAVRVVNVVDMARLLPAGEHPHGMPDSEYDALFTRDKPVIFAYHGYPWLIHRLGYRRAGHRNLHVRGYKEEGTTTTPFDMVVRNDLDRYRLVMDVVDRVPGLGVRAVAVRQAMADVRTRHHAWIREHGVDLPEVADWTWSG
- a CDS encoding hydrogenase subunit MbhD domain-containing protein encodes the protein MAESVPVLIGLVLVAIAGTGAVLVRDPVRQSFVLSLLGLALAALFLLLQAPDVALSQLAVGSALTPLMVLLSVRKVRRKARSERREEHE
- a CDS encoding LLM class F420-dependent oxidoreductase, which translates into the protein MVDIGYTMMTEQAGPRALVEHVVGAERAGFDFSVTSDHYFPWLASQGHSSYAWSVLGAAAQATSRIPLMTYVTCPTTRYHPAVVAQKAATVQLLSEGRFRLGLGSGENLNEHVVGAGWPAAPVRLDKLAEAIEIIRALFEGGEVTHHGTHFDVVHAKLWDLPDVTPPIGVAVSGDRSCEIAGRLGDLVIATEPESELLAAFDRYGGRGKPRVGQLPVCHDRDRDAAIARAHDQFRWMTGGWRVNAELPGPAGFEGATRYVRPEDVAEAVPCGDDVGRFVEAVRPYVDAGFTEVALVQIGGEHQEPFLDWAETKLLPALRTL